Within Halorubrum lacusprofundi ATCC 49239, the genomic segment TCGGAAGACCGGGGCGGGGGCCTACGAGGCCGACGGGTCGGTCTCGCTATCCGTCGTCAACGACGCGCTCGGCACCGACTTCGACGGCGACGGGTTCGAGACGCTCGGCGGACTCGTGCTCGATCGACTCGGTCGCACCTCGGAAACCGGGGATACGATCGCGGCCGGCGACTACCTCTTCGAGGTCACGGCGGTCGACGGCGCCCGCATCTCGACAGTCCGGATCGAGGAGGTCGACGAAGGCGACGAAGTCGACGGCGAGGACGAGGTCGACGGAGCCGGTGACGGGGCCGATGACGAATCCGGCGGGGCGGACGGCGCCTGACGCCGGCCGATTATCCTGGCCTGTTCCCCGCGAGGGCGAACCGCCGCGGACCTTTTTACCGCACGCCGCGACCATAGGAGCATGTTCGATCGCATCCTGTTCCCGACCGACGGCAGCGACGGGGCGAGCGCCGCGTTCGATCACGTCCTCGATATCGCGGCCGATCACGGCGCGACCGTCCACGTTCTCAACGTCGCCGACACGACCCACGACAGCGTCACACGGATCGACGGCGAGATTGTCGACGTACTCGAACGCGAGGGCGAGGAGATCGTCGAGGCGGTCGCGGACCGCGCTGCCGACCGGGGAATCGAGACGGTGACCAAGGTGCTTCAGGGCGGCGTCGCCGAGACAATCGCCACGTACGCCGGGGAGCACGAGATGGACCTCGTCGCCATGCCGACTCGCGGTCGAACGGGATTCGACCGCCTGCTCCTCGGGAGCACCACCGAGCGCGTCGTCCGAGAATCGACGGTGCCGGTGCTCAGTATCCGACCGGACGGAGAGACGGCGCGGTACCCCTACCGGAACGTTCTCGTGCCCACCGACGGGAGCGAGCGCGCCGCCGACGCCCTCGACCGGGCGCTGACGCTCGCCAAGCGCGCGGACGCGACGGTCCACGTCCTCACCGTCGTCGACGTCGCGACCGTCGGGGGCGAGGGGTACTCGGGCGTGGACGCGCTGGTGGAGGGTGCCGAGGAGACGGTCATGGAAGCGGCGGCGACCGCCGAGGAAGCGGGTGTCGATTCGGTCGAGGCAGTCGAGGTCGGGTCGTCTGCAACGCGCGGGATCCAGTCGTACATCGACGAGAACGACATTGATCTGGTCGTCATGGGGACGCAGGGACGAACCGGAGTCAAGCGGTACCTCCTCGGGAGCGTCGCCGAGCGCACCGTCCGCACGTCTCCGGTACCGGTGTTGACGGTTTCCGACCCGGGCGACGAGGCGGGTGACGAAACGGGCGACGAAGACTGACTCGGGCATCGATCTCCCGCTTCGCGGCTCCGCCGATTCCCACTCCTCGTCATCGCGGCGTCTGACGCCGCGGTAGGTTTACGGGCGTTCCGTCCGACGTATCGTGTATGAAAGTGTTGGTAGCCGGCGGAACCGGGTTCATCGGGTCGTACCTCTGCCGCGCGCTCGCAGACGGGGGTCACGAGGTGACTGCCCTCTCCAGGTCGCCGAGCGATACCCCCGAGGGGGTCGCGTCCGCGACGGGCGACGTTACCGACTACGACTCGATCGCCAGCGCGGTCGAGGGGCAAGACGCGGTGGTGAACCTGGTCGCGCTCTCGCCGCTGTTCGAGCCGAAGGGCGGGAACGTCATGCACGACCGGATCCACCGCAAAGGCACAGAGAACCTCGTTCGGGCCGCC encodes:
- a CDS encoding universal stress protein, which encodes MFDRILFPTDGSDGASAAFDHVLDIAADHGATVHVLNVADTTHDSVTRIDGEIVDVLEREGEEIVEAVADRAADRGIETVTKVLQGGVAETIATYAGEHEMDLVAMPTRGRTGFDRLLLGSTTERVVRESTVPVLSIRPDGETARYPYRNVLVPTDGSERAADALDRALTLAKRADATVHVLTVVDVATVGGEGYSGVDALVEGAEETVMEAAATAEEAGVDSVEAVEVGSSATRGIQSYIDENDIDLVVMGTQGRTGVKRYLLGSVAERTVRTSPVPVLTVSDPGDEAGDETGDED